TGCGTGTATAAAAGAAATACTTACCCTAGCCATCCATATGGATATACAGCTTATGAAAATGTAGATGAAGCTCAAATTCAAGGTATTGAATTTACAACTGATTATCAAATCACACCTACTTTATCATATAGACAAAGTTATACATATACAGATTCTGAGCAAAAATCAGGTGATAACAAAGGTGACCCTTTAAATGATATTTCTAAACATATGTTTAATGCAGGACTTGATTGGGAAGCTACACCAGCACTTCTATTATGGACACAAGTAAATTATAGAGGTAAATCAGCAGGAAGTATTCCAAGAGGTGGAGATTCTTTAGAAAAAGACCCTTCATATACTTTTGCAGATGCAGGATTAGTTTATGATGTAAATAAAAATGTAAAACTAAAATTTGGTGTTTATAACATTGCAAATGAAGAAGTTACATCAGATGATTATAGTATGGTTTTAGATGGAAGAAGATATAGCTTTGCTATGGATATAAAATTCTAAAATATTAATCAAATAAAAGTAAAGAATTATATTCTTTACTTTTAGATTCTATAATTTGGTAAAGAGCAACTTCTTGTCTCTTCTACAATTGCTTGAGATAAAACCTCATCTTCTATAATAATATGCTCTAAATGTAATCTTTCAAGTTGTTTAGCTTCACTATTTCTTCCAACTTTTACAATTGTTTTACTATTATGAGTTAAATCATTTATAACTTCACAAATTAATGTTAATTTTTCTGGATTATCAATTGCTACAATAGTTGCAGCTGATTTTGTAATATTAACTGAATTTAAAATAGTTTTACTTGCTGCATTTCCAAATATAATTGGCTCATCATTATCTTTACCTATTTTAAAATATTTCATATTATGCTCAATAATATAATATTTTCTACCTTCAAGTTTTAGTTTTTCAACAATCTCTTGACCTAGATGACCAAAACCAATTACAACAATATGTCCTTGTGTATCTTTATCTACTTGAAGAGTATCAACTATTTGTAATGTATCATCAGGAACTAATTTTGAAGCTAATGATGATAGATTTTTAAGAACAATTGGAGTTAAAATCATAGAAATTACAATTGTTACAATTAATATTTGAGAATATGTTGGGTCTATTAAAGAGTTACTTCTTGCAAGTTCTAAAACAGCAAGTGAAAACTCCCCTATTTGTACTAAAGATAGTGCAGTTTTAAAAGCAACTCTTTTTGTATCATCTATTCTAACTAATAAGTAAATAATTGTATATTTTAAAGATAATAAAACAGGTAATAAAATCAATATAGTTACAATATTATTAATAATTATATTAAAGTTTATTTGCATCCCAACTGTTACAAAGAAAACACCTAATAAAAGATTTCTAAAAGGAATTAAATCTGCTTCAACTTGATGTTTAAATTTTGTTTCACTAATCATCATTCCTGCAATAAATGCTCCTAATGAATAAGAAAAACCAAAATAGTGAGCAATATATGATGCGCCAATAGCAATAAGTAAAACAGAACCTACAAATAACTCTTCAGATTTTGATTCACTTACATATTCAAAAAATGGCTCAAGTAGATATTTTCCAACAACATATAATAATAAAATTAATATCGCAGCAGCAATTGTTGTATGTGCAATAATATTAAAAATAGATTTATCATCACCAGTACTAAAAATAGAAATCATAAGTAAAATAGGAATAACCGCAATATCTTGCATAATCAATATTCCTAAAACTCTTCTTCCATATGGCTTTTTTATTTCACCATTTTCATTATATATTTTTAATACAATTGCTGTTGAAGATAAAGATAAAGCTGCACCTATTATAAGTGAAGTTTTATAATCAAATTTTAGTATAAACATACAAATTAGAAATACAAAGAGCGTTGTTACTACTATTTGTAAACTACCAGTAAATAAAACTTCTCTTCTCATTTTATTTAGGTGTTGAATAGAAAACTCAAGCCCAATAGTAAACATAAGAAAAACAACACCAAACTCTGCAATCTCTTTTAAATCGTGGTTATTAACTGCATTATGCAAATCAAAAACATACGCAATTATCGTACCTGTTATAATATAACCTATAATCGTTGGTAAATGAACCTTTTTTAAAATCAGATTTACAACAACAGCAATAAATATAGTCCAAACAATTATTCCTAACATTTCTCATCCTATAGTTTGTTTGTAATGCATCTGCTTATAACCTTCCATTCTTTTCTTATAAGCAGAATTTAACATAGCATTTTTTGAATCTAAAAAATCAATAGCAAGACACTCTTGCCCATCTCTTCCCACTCTTCCTAAATATTGAATTAACCTTCCATAATAAGAAATAGGAGTAGCAAAAAGTATTGTATTTAAATGAGGAAAATCTATTCCTTCTCCAAAATATGATGTTGTTGCAAGTATCAAACTTTTTGTTTTAACTTGTTTCATATTTTCATTTTGTTCTTTTTTATTCATGCTTCCATGAATACAAACAAAATCAATATTTTCTTTTTTTAGCATCTCTTCTAAAAAATTTAAGTGCTCTATTCTATCACTTAGAACCAAAATCTTTCTTTTTATATTATTTTTTATTTCATTTAAAATCAATAAATTTCTAGTTTGATTAGCACAAAGTTCATTTATCAATGTGGCATAATTATCAGCATTACTTTCAAAATCAGTTCTAATAATTTTCAGTTTATTAGTTGTTGTTTTTTTCTTTTTATACTCATATGAAATATCACCTAATTGCTGAAATAAAATTGGGTCTAAACCATCTTTTCTTTTTGGTGTTGCACTAAGTCCTAAAACATATTTACCATGGAACTGTTTTATAATTTGTTCAAAAGTAACTGCTGGAATATGGTGACACTCATCAACAATTACAAAAGAGTAATCATTTATAATATCAGGGTCATTTTTTAAACTCTGCATTGTTGCAATATCAATAACACCTGTTAGTTTATTTTTACCTTTTCCTAAATATCCAATATCTTTTTTTGTATATCCAAAGTAATCAACAAATCTTTGTATCCATTGATTAAGTAACATATTTTTATTTACAACTACTAAAGTACTGCAGCTTCTAAGTTCAGTCATCTTTGCACCAATTAGTGTTTTACCAAAACCAGGAGGTGCAACACAAATAGAAAAATCTGTTTTTAGAATATTAGTTATTGCTTCATCTTGCTCTTCTCTTAAAGTAAAGCTTACTTTTTTTGTTTCTATTCTTTCAAAAAACTTTTTATCATCCAATTCATAATCAACACTATATTCATCTAAAAACTTTAGTGTTTGGTAAATTAAACCTCTTGGAAGTTTTAGATATTTTTCATCTTCTTCAAAATTTTTTATTACTCTTGGAGTATTATATAAAGGTTTACGAAGACTTAATAAAACTTTTATTTGTGGGTTTTCAAAACTAGCAAAACTTTTTAGTTTATTTATGAATGTTTTTGATAAATCTTTTGTAGGAATATACAAAAAATCATAAATAATTAACTTCAATTTAAAACTTGGAAATGTTATATCTTCAAAGGTAGTAGAATCAAATGCCTTTACATCTTCGTTTTTGCATAATTGTTCTATTTTATTAATTTCAACTTTTTGAATATTATTTAATATACTCCATTGATCTTCATATATTTTTGAAGTATTTATATCTATAAAAACTGATTTATTCTCTTTTCTATAAAACAAATGCAAAGGTAACTCAATCTTTGAGCCTAAACTTGCTTTTGTAGCAAACTGTTCTTTTGGAAATATTTTTGCACTTATATTTGCTTTTTTTATAAGTTCATTTGCAAATATATTTGCTTTTTTTGCACTAACACTATTTTGAAAAAATATCCATGCTCTTAGTGTTGAAATATAACTTTGTTCAAAATATGCTCTAATATTAAGCGAATTTAATGCAATTTGTAATTTAAACTTATCTTCATCTAAAAGCTCTATTACAATATATTTACAACTATTTTTATAATCAATTACATATGATGCAAGATGAGTTAATCCTCTTAAATGCAACTCTATTTCTTGATTAGTTAAAGGTAGATAATCTTCACCCCTAAAAGTTTGAGTAACAGGAAAAAAGTTTTGTTTTGATTTATCTTTACTAATACTTTTCTTTGCATAAATATCAAATCTATTTACAAATAAAGATTTGAATATATCAATCTTTTCATCTTTTGAAAAATTTATTTTTGTAGTATTTTGAGTAAGAGATGCTTCTAAAGCTTTAATCTCTTCTTCTATTTTATGTTTTTGTTCGTAAAGATAAGTTAGTCTCTCTTTAATTGTTGCCATGTCTTAATGGTGCGGGAGAAACTATAATATTATTAATTTTTTGTTCAATTTCTGAATATCTACTTTTCAGATTTGAACTTTTTCTAATACCTTGACCTTCAAACTTACCATCTTCTTCAATCACAAGTTCATTGTATCTAATCTCACCAATTACTTTTCCTGAAGATAAAACATGAACTTCATTACAATCTATTTTACCATCAAATAGTCCACTTACAATTAAGTTATTAGCTTTAATATCTCCAATAACTTCACCAGTTTGACCAATTGTAATTATGTCAGCTTCTAAAATAACACCTTCAAATTTACCATCTATATGAACTGTACCTGGAGTACTAATACCACCAATAATACAAGTTCCTGCTGCTATTACTGTTGCACAATTTTGTTGTGTTCGCTTATCAGTTTTACCAAAGATTCCCACGGAATTCTCCTTTGTTTTTTGAAAATGTCTTCATAGTTTTTCATATTCCAGTATAAGAAGTTATAAGGATTTATAATTTTTACACCATATCTTACTTCATAATGTAAATGTGGTGCTGCACTTCTTCCACTATTTCCACTCAAGCCTAAAAAGTCGCCTTTTCTTATTACTTGACCTAATTTTACCTCTGTTTTATTTAAATGTGCATATATAGTTTGAAAACCATATCCATGCATAATCTTAACAACTCTACCAAAACCACCAATATTTTTTGACTGAACATAGCTAACTATACCATCAGCTGTGGCATAAACTTTTGTTCTCATTCTTGCTCTTAAATCAATTCCTCTATGGAATTTCTTCTTTTTAGTAATTGGATGAACTCTATATCCATAAGATGATGTAATTACAGTTTTTTCTAAAGGACTTCCATTTGGTATAGTTCTTAAAATAAAAGCTTTTTGAACAGTTGTCATTGTTGCTAAAGTAGCTCTTTTTATAAGGCCTATATCTTCATCTTCTTTTTTTATTCCAATTATCTCTTCAAGGTGGTCAAGTTTTGAACTCAACTCTTCTAAATCATCAACTTTATTTTTTATCTGTTTTGAGTATTTACTATTTTGAGTTAGAAGTTCTTTCTCTTTTTGTTCAAGAATTGAAATCTCTTTCTCTTTTGATTCTTTTAAATGAGAAACCTCACCACTTAAATATGTAATTAGCCAAAAACTTCCACCTAAAACAAATAGCGCAATTATTGAAAATATTACTATAAATTTTCGAACAAACTGGTGAATATTATAAGACTTTGTTCCATTTACATCTGATACCGTAATTATTAATCTATTTTTCATCAACACCTAAAAACTCTAAAAATCTTTCTACAACTAAAAAAGAACCAAATGCTAAATACTCTTCATCTTTAGTGATTTCAAGTTTAGATTTAATCATTATATTGTATTTTTTACAAATTTCAAATAAATTATTTTTATCAACTATTCTTTTATCTTCTATATCTATAATAATTATTTGTTTTATTATAGGTTTTAAAATCTTTAAAACATTTTCATAATCTTTATCTTTATAAGAGTTATAAATAAGAGTTATTTTTTTGTTTTCAAACTCTTTTTTCAACACTCTCGCAGCTAAAGGATTATGTCCTACATCTATTGTTATATTTGGTGCAATCTTTTCACATCTTCCTTTTAATTTTACATTTTCAAATAAAGAAGTATCAATATCGATTTTTAGATATTTTAAAGCTTCTATTACTAAATGTAAATTTCTTTTTAAATAAGAAGCATATTGTGTTTTTATCTCATATTTTTCAAAATCATCTACTATTTTAATAGAGATTTGTCTTTTAGCTTTTAATTGCTCTTTTACTTCATATGCCATTTTTTCAACAACATCATGAATTTGATATCCAACAATCATATGATTATCACAAGCACGCATTTTTGTTTGGGCAATTTCTTCTACACTATTTCCTAAAAAAGCTTGATGGTCCAAATCAATTGTAGTAATTAAACTTAGATTATTTGTTACAACGTTTGTTGCATCAAACTCTCCTCCAAGTCCAGCTTCCAAAACAATATAATCAAAATCACTACTTAAATATAAAGCAATTAAAGTTGTATATTCAAAATATGTTAACTTTTCTAATAGCTTTATATCTAAAAGTGATTGTATTTTTTTGTGTGCTAATTCTAAATCTTCATCACTTACATCTGCTCCATTAAGCCAAATTCTTTCATTAAATTTTACAATATGAGGAGAGCTATAATGTAGAACTTTATAGTTTTTTCTATGTAAATAAGTAGATAAAAATCTTCCCGTACTTCCTTTACCATTTGTTCCTACAATATGAATAACATATGGTAAATTTATATGATTTTTCAAGATTTCCCAAGAGTTTTGAACTATTGAGAAATCTATTTTGTCATAGTAAAGAGTTTTATAATTTAAAAACTCTTTTAAAGCTACTACTTTTAAATCTTGCATATTTAAAAAACTACTTTTCTTTTTTAAAAGATTGAATTGCTATTTTTGATATTACCTCTTCTAAAGCTTTTGAAGCAGCTGCTCTAATAGCTTCAAATCTTTTAGTATCTGTAATAATTGCACCATCATCAATTGAAAATTCATTTGTTCCAGTTACAGTAAATTTATTTTGATAATCTTCATTTTTATATCCAACGTTTATATTTACACTTGCTCTATAAAGTTTATTAAAACCATTATCATCATATGAAATTGTAGACATTGAAACATTTCCAAGTCTTAAATCAATGATAGTATCTGCTTGTTTTTTATCATAAACTAATTTTGAACCTAATCTATGAACTAAGATTTCATTCATTGCATCTTTGATTAAAACTGCATTTTTAGGATCTTTTAAATTTATAAATAAATCAACAAAAACATCACCTTGAATCTGCTCTTTTGCATAAGTACTTGATGGCTTATATCCACACCCAGAAAATAATAAAACAACTAAGGCAAATAGAGTAAAAAGACTCTTCTTCATTTTTAACCTTTTATAACTAAATTTACTAATTTATTTGGTACAACAATCTCTTTGATTATCTCTTTACCATCCAACCACTTATTAGCTGATTTTTTTGCTAATGCTAATATCTCATCTTTTGAAGTATCAGGAGCAACTTCAATTTCACATCTTTTTTTACCATTAATTGTAACAGCTATAATTATAGAATCTAATGCAAAAACTTCTTCTTTTACTTCAATTCTTGCTTCAAAGTTACTTCTATTAAATAACTTATCAGATAATTCCCAACAAGTATGAGGAATAATTGGCTCTAGAATATTTGTAAGAATATAGTATCCTTCTGCCCAAACAAGTTCATTATTTTGTGCTTGTAAAGCGTTTAATGCTTCCATAGCTCCAGCAATTAAAGTATTAAAAGTATATGTTTTGTTAAATACATCGTCTGCTCTTTTTAAAGCTTCATAAACTTTTCTTCTTGCTTCTTTTTCATCTTTATTTAATGAAGAGTGTTCAATATTTTTAAATTGCTCAACTGATGAAGAAGTAACGTGTTCACTTCTTTGAACAAATTTTTTAATAAATTTAAATGCACCATCAACAGCACTATCATTCCACTCTAACTCTTTTGTTGGTGGTGCTGCAAATAGTATAAATAATCTTGCAGTATCTGCTCCATATTTATCCATAATTAAATCAGGGTCAACTACATTACCTTTTGATTTAGACATTTTTGCACCATCTTTTAAAACCATTCCTTGAGTAAGAAGTTGTTTAAATGGCTCTCTTGAATTTGTATAACCTAAATCATTTAATACTTTTGTGAAAAATCTTGCATATAAAAGGTGTAAAATTGCATGTTCGATTCCACCAATATATTGGTCAACATCCATCCAATAATCACTATCTTTTTTAGAGATACCCTCTTTTTGCCATAGTTTAGGATTTGTTGCATATCTTAAGAAATACCAAGAAGATTGAACAAATGTATCTAAAGTATCTGTTTCTCTTGTAGCTTCTTTACCACATTTTGGACAAGTACATTTTTTCCATTCATGTGTATCTAAAGGATTTCCATTTCCTGTAATCTCAACATCTTCAGGAAGTGCAATTGGTAAGTTCTCAATCTTTTCAGGAACTAATCCACAATCATCACAATGTACAAAAGGAATTGGTGCTCCCCAATATCTTTGTCTTGAAACTCCCCAATCTCTTAATTTAAAATTGATTTGTTTTTTTCCAAGTGAATTTTGCTCAAAGTGATAAATCATCGCTTTTTTAGCTTTTGTATTTTTAAGTCCTGTAAAACTTTCAGAATTAATTAACTCACCTTCTTGAGTATATGCTTCTGTTTGATTTTCTAAAATACCATCTTTTCCAACAATAACTTGTTTGATTGGTAAATCATATTTTTTTGCAAATTCAAAGTCTCTTTCATCGTGAGCTGGAACAGCCATAACTGCACCACCACCATAAGAAACTAATACAAAGTTAGCAACCCATACAGGAATAATCTCACCAGTTAAAGGATGAATAACATCTATTTCTAGAGAAACTCCTTCTTTTTCTTGTGTTGCTCTATCTCTTTCACTTACTTTTTGCATTGCTTTAATTGCTGAAATTTTTTCTTCTGGAAGAAGATTATTTTCAACTATATATTTTACAATTGGGTGTTCTGGAGCTAATGCTGAATATGACATTCCATAAATAGTATCTGGTCTTGTAGTAAATACATCAAAAGAGCTAAATTGTTTATCTAATTTAAATCTTGAATCTTGAGATAATTCTAAAGAGAACTCTAACCCTTCACTTCTACCTATCCAGTTTTCTTGCATAGTAAGTACTTGACTTGGCCAAGAACCTTCTAATATTTTTAAATCGTCAAGTAATTCTTGTGCATATTTAGTAATAGCAATATAATAACCTGGCATCTCTTTTTGCTCAACAGGTGTACCACATCTCCAACAACATCCCTCTTCTACTTGCTCATTTGCAAGAACTGTATGACAAGGCTCACACCAGTTTACTGTTGTTGATTTTCTATATAAAAGTCCAGACTCATACATCTTGATGATAAACTCTTGTTCCCATTTTGTGTATAATTCATCTGAAGTAGCGAACTCTCTTTCTTCACTAAAAGATAAACCAAGAGAT
This DNA window, taken from Arcobacter sp. CECT 8986, encodes the following:
- a CDS encoding cation:proton antiporter domain-containing protein; its protein translation is MLGIIVWTIFIAVVVNLILKKVHLPTIIGYIITGTIIAYVFDLHNAVNNHDLKEIAEFGVVFLMFTIGLEFSIQHLNKMRREVLFTGSLQIVVTTLFVFLICMFILKFDYKTSLIIGAALSLSSTAIVLKIYNENGEIKKPYGRRVLGILIMQDIAVIPILLMISIFSTGDDKSIFNIIAHTTIAAAILILLLYVVGKYLLEPFFEYVSESKSEELFVGSVLLIAIGASYIAHYFGFSYSLGAFIAGMMISETKFKHQVEADLIPFRNLLLGVFFVTVGMQINFNIIINNIVTILILLPVLLSLKYTIIYLLVRIDDTKRVAFKTALSLVQIGEFSLAVLELARSNSLIDPTYSQILIVTIVISMILTPIVLKNLSSLASKLVPDDTLQIVDTLQVDKDTQGHIVVIGFGHLGQEIVEKLKLEGRKYYIIEHNMKYFKIGKDNDEPIIFGNAASKTILNSVNITKSAATIVAIDNPEKLTLICEVINDLTHNSKTIVKVGRNSEAKQLERLHLEHIIIEDEVLSQAIVEETRSCSLPNYRI
- a CDS encoding DEAD/DEAH box helicase, coding for MATIKERLTYLYEQKHKIEEEIKALEASLTQNTTKINFSKDEKIDIFKSLFVNRFDIYAKKSISKDKSKQNFFPVTQTFRGEDYLPLTNQEIELHLRGLTHLASYVIDYKNSCKYIVIELLDEDKFKLQIALNSLNIRAYFEQSYISTLRAWIFFQNSVSAKKANIFANELIKKANISAKIFPKEQFATKASLGSKIELPLHLFYRKENKSVFIDINTSKIYEDQWSILNNIQKVEINKIEQLCKNEDVKAFDSTTFEDITFPSFKLKLIIYDFLYIPTKDLSKTFINKLKSFASFENPQIKVLLSLRKPLYNTPRVIKNFEEDEKYLKLPRGLIYQTLKFLDEYSVDYELDDKKFFERIETKKVSFTLREEQDEAITNILKTDFSICVAPPGFGKTLIGAKMTELRSCSTLVVVNKNMLLNQWIQRFVDYFGYTKKDIGYLGKGKNKLTGVIDIATMQSLKNDPDIINDYSFVIVDECHHIPAVTFEQIIKQFHGKYVLGLSATPKRKDGLDPILFQQLGDISYEYKKKKTTTNKLKIIRTDFESNADNYATLINELCANQTRNLLILNEIKNNIKRKILVLSDRIEHLNFLEEMLKKENIDFVCIHGSMNKKEQNENMKQVKTKSLILATTSYFGEGIDFPHLNTILFATPISYYGRLIQYLGRVGRDGQECLAIDFLDSKNAMLNSAYKKRMEGYKQMHYKQTIG
- a CDS encoding bactofilin family protein — protein: MGIFGKTDKRTQQNCATVIAAGTCIIGGISTPGTVHIDGKFEGVILEADIITIGQTGEVIGDIKANNLIVSGLFDGKIDCNEVHVLSSGKVIGEIRYNELVIEEDGKFEGQGIRKSSNLKSRYSEIEQKINNIIVSPAPLRHGNN
- a CDS encoding M23 family metallopeptidase, producing MKNRLIITVSDVNGTKSYNIHQFVRKFIVIFSIIALFVLGGSFWLITYLSGEVSHLKESKEKEISILEQKEKELLTQNSKYSKQIKNKVDDLEELSSKLDHLEEIIGIKKEDEDIGLIKRATLATMTTVQKAFILRTIPNGSPLEKTVITSSYGYRVHPITKKKKFHRGIDLRARMRTKVYATADGIVSYVQSKNIGGFGRVVKIMHGYGFQTIYAHLNKTEVKLGQVIRKGDFLGLSGNSGRSAAPHLHYEVRYGVKIINPYNFLYWNMKNYEDIFKKQRRIPWESLVKLISEHNKIVQQ
- a CDS encoding bifunctional folylpolyglutamate synthase/dihydrofolate synthase, whose amino-acid sequence is MQDLKVVALKEFLNYKTLYYDKIDFSIVQNSWEILKNHINLPYVIHIVGTNGKGSTGRFLSTYLHRKNYKVLHYSSPHIVKFNERIWLNGADVSDEDLELAHKKIQSLLDIKLLEKLTYFEYTTLIALYLSSDFDYIVLEAGLGGEFDATNVVTNNLSLITTIDLDHQAFLGNSVEEIAQTKMRACDNHMIVGYQIHDVVEKMAYEVKEQLKAKRQISIKIVDDFEKYEIKTQYASYLKRNLHLVIEALKYLKIDIDTSLFENVKLKGRCEKIAPNITIDVGHNPLAARVLKKEFENKKITLIYNSYKDKDYENVLKILKPIIKQIIIIDIEDKRIVDKNNLFEICKKYNIMIKSKLEITKDEEYLAFGSFLVVERFLEFLGVDEK
- the lptE gene encoding LPS assembly lipoprotein LptE — protein: MKKSLFTLFALVVLLFSGCGYKPSSTYAKEQIQGDVFVDLFINLKDPKNAVLIKDAMNEILVHRLGSKLVYDKKQADTIIDLRLGNVSMSTISYDDNGFNKLYRASVNINVGYKNEDYQNKFTVTGTNEFSIDDGAIITDTKRFEAIRAAASKALEEVISKIAIQSFKKEK
- the leuS gene encoding leucine--tRNA ligase produces the protein MEYNPKQIEKKWQTFWSENKSFEPADDTKKQKKYILSMFPYPSGRIHMGHVRNYCLGDAFARYFRKADYNVLHPIGWDSFGMPAENAAIKHKLHPKKWTYENIDYMRDELKSLGLSFSEEREFATSDELYTKWEQEFIIKMYESGLLYRKSTTVNWCEPCHTVLANEQVEEGCCWRCGTPVEQKEMPGYYIAITKYAQELLDDLKILEGSWPSQVLTMQENWIGRSEGLEFSLELSQDSRFKLDKQFSSFDVFTTRPDTIYGMSYSALAPEHPIVKYIVENNLLPEEKISAIKAMQKVSERDRATQEKEGVSLEIDVIHPLTGEIIPVWVANFVLVSYGGGAVMAVPAHDERDFEFAKKYDLPIKQVIVGKDGILENQTEAYTQEGELINSESFTGLKNTKAKKAMIYHFEQNSLGKKQINFKLRDWGVSRQRYWGAPIPFVHCDDCGLVPEKIENLPIALPEDVEITGNGNPLDTHEWKKCTCPKCGKEATRETDTLDTFVQSSWYFLRYATNPKLWQKEGISKKDSDYWMDVDQYIGGIEHAILHLLYARFFTKVLNDLGYTNSREPFKQLLTQGMVLKDGAKMSKSKGNVVDPDLIMDKYGADTARLFILFAAPPTKELEWNDSAVDGAFKFIKKFVQRSEHVTSSSVEQFKNIEHSSLNKDEKEARRKVYEALKRADDVFNKTYTFNTLIAGAMEALNALQAQNNELVWAEGYYILTNILEPIIPHTCWELSDKLFNRSNFEARIEVKEEVFALDSIIIAVTINGKKRCEIEVAPDTSKDEILALAKKSANKWLDGKEIIKEIVVPNKLVNLVIKG